Proteins found in one Bremerella volcania genomic segment:
- a CDS encoding DUF4272 domain-containing protein translates to MLINAYCTHRNPPSLEFPHELIGSRDLSDPELAEHLNGFIGFIMQGGEREMTQTLYHVYRHIERVQNHLSLEVEDDHLDAFAAWAWEANAIVFLPDGSVCDPNGNVLVSPEDGGSDPEAQVPYPDDALKRKQAVSQDLHALKLQPYEGLPPVIGENEVDLRSAKEVARRAIALMAVAIRAESLGSGQPIPVEEIRERLPQAFEVLSPVEQDFMNADSPDQQSIINHAWRYECLYVLQWALGHFDELHFPSAICDVPEVAGDILQRDRDEMIAEAQLRPASEILDEVDLHFRLHWIARQASQEGTPPPAGLDIGVIQERRVALNWLIRFENADWDDVDCPT, encoded by the coding sequence ATGCTCATCAACGCTTATTGCACGCATCGCAATCCGCCTTCATTGGAATTTCCTCACGAGTTGATCGGAAGCCGCGATCTTTCGGACCCGGAACTTGCCGAGCACTTAAACGGGTTCATCGGCTTCATAATGCAAGGTGGCGAGCGTGAAATGACGCAAACGCTGTATCACGTTTATCGCCATATCGAGCGTGTCCAGAACCACTTGAGCCTGGAAGTGGAAGACGATCACCTCGACGCGTTTGCCGCATGGGCCTGGGAAGCTAATGCGATTGTGTTTCTGCCGGATGGCTCGGTGTGTGATCCCAATGGTAACGTGCTGGTTTCGCCGGAAGATGGCGGCAGTGACCCCGAAGCCCAGGTCCCCTACCCCGACGATGCCCTTAAGCGCAAACAGGCCGTCTCCCAGGATCTGCACGCTTTGAAACTACAGCCGTACGAGGGCTTACCCCCAGTGATCGGCGAGAACGAAGTCGACCTGCGATCGGCGAAAGAGGTGGCCCGCCGGGCTATCGCCCTGATGGCGGTAGCGATTCGTGCGGAAAGTCTAGGCTCTGGCCAGCCCATCCCCGTCGAAGAGATTCGCGAGCGTTTGCCACAAGCATTTGAAGTCTTGTCGCCGGTCGAACAAGACTTCATGAATGCCGATTCGCCTGACCAGCAGTCGATCATCAATCATGCTTGGCGATATGAATGTCTGTACGTCTTGCAGTGGGCGCTGGGACACTTCGACGAGCTTCATTTTCCCTCGGCAATCTGCGACGTGCCGGAAGTGGCTGGCGACATTCTTCAACGCGATCGCGACGAAATGATCGCCGAGGCCCAGCTTCGCCCCGCAAGCGAGATCCTCGACGAGGTCGATCTGCACTTCCGTCTGCACTGGATTGCCCGACAGGCCAGCCAGGAAGGGACGCCACCTCCAGCGGGGCTCGATATCGGCGTGATTCAAGAACGCCGGGTCGCGCTCAACTGGCTGATCCGATTCGAGAACGCCGACTGGGATGACGTCGACTGCCCGACATAA
- the mqnE gene encoding aminofutalosine synthase MqnE has product MIRADKISLDTIGKKVENGERLNLDEGVFLYQDDVPLNEVAELANMVRERKNGNYAYYNINTHLNPTNVCVYRCNFCAFRADLRDPRGYLMSDEQILARGQEAVDNGCTEMHIVGGLHHQKKFDWYVNVVKILHDAFPKLHLKAWTAVEINWFEFLTKKSVREVLEVLRDAGLGSMPGGGAEIFHREVRDQICEHKADTGKWHEIHRTAHEMGIKTNATMLYGHIENAYHRVDHLIRLRETQDVSGGFQTFIPLAFHPDNTELAELKKLKKPSVMMDLRTMAVSRLMLDNFPHIKAYWIMLGIGTAQTALSYGADDIDGTVRHELIYHDAGATTPEVMSVEDIQRLIVEAGREPVERDTVYNRVIRDPQNMSQWTTGEPLEVG; this is encoded by the coding sequence ATGATTCGAGCAGACAAGATTTCGTTGGATACCATCGGTAAGAAGGTCGAGAATGGCGAACGCCTGAACCTGGACGAAGGGGTGTTCCTGTACCAGGACGACGTTCCGCTGAACGAAGTCGCTGAGTTGGCCAACATGGTACGCGAGCGGAAGAATGGCAACTACGCGTATTACAACATCAATACGCACTTGAACCCGACCAACGTCTGTGTCTATCGCTGCAACTTCTGCGCGTTCCGGGCCGACCTCCGCGACCCACGCGGGTACCTGATGAGCGACGAGCAGATTCTTGCCCGCGGCCAGGAAGCAGTCGACAACGGCTGCACCGAAATGCACATCGTCGGCGGTCTGCATCACCAAAAGAAGTTCGACTGGTACGTCAACGTCGTGAAGATCCTGCACGACGCATTCCCCAAGCTGCACCTCAAAGCTTGGACTGCCGTCGAAATCAACTGGTTCGAGTTCCTCACTAAGAAGTCGGTTCGCGAAGTGCTGGAAGTGCTGCGTGACGCTGGCCTCGGCAGCATGCCAGGCGGCGGTGCCGAAATCTTCCATCGCGAGGTTCGCGATCAGATCTGCGAACACAAGGCCGACACCGGCAAGTGGCACGAAATCCATCGCACCGCGCACGAGATGGGCATTAAGACGAACGCCACGATGCTGTACGGCCACATCGAGAACGCCTATCATCGCGTCGACCACTTGATTCGTCTGCGAGAAACGCAAGACGTCAGCGGCGGTTTCCAAACGTTCATCCCGCTGGCCTTCCACCCCGACAACACCGAACTGGCCGAACTCAAAAAGTTGAAAAAGCCATCGGTGATGATGGACCTGCGAACGATGGCCGTCTCGCGCTTGATGCTGGACAACTTCCCGCACATCAAAGCATATTGGATCATGCTCGGCATCGGTACGGCCCAAACGGCCCTGTCGTACGGAGCTGACGACATCGACGGCACCGTGCGTCACGAACTGATCTACCACGACGCAGGAGCCACCACCCCGGAAGTCATGTCGGTCGAAGACATCCAGCGTCTGATCGTCGAAGCTGGCCGAGAACCGGTCGAACGCGACACCGTCTACAACCGCGTGATCCGCGACCCGCAAAACATGTCCCAGTGGACAACTGGCGAGCCGCTGGAAGTGGGTTAA